A genomic window from Salvia splendens isolate huo1 chromosome 11, SspV2, whole genome shotgun sequence includes:
- the LOC121755448 gene encoding E3 ubiquitin-protein ligase At4g11680-like, giving the protein MNTRYFFSPDSLCTSASGISISSALPAAVDERVGLNSWPRQPSRNTPPFMIRLAMKISRSRSYSFLRRVFHYQNGSGSDLGPNPFDSKRWMLMEFVALAVQILVTPYVLVITKDEKPVWPMRIWVVGYAFGCFLSLVLLLYRYSHVYLSQRDVERSHDESRDLQKCKTWLELLFAIWFVMGNVWVFDTRFGSYHRAPKLHVLCISFLAWKAVTYSFPFILFVLLCCCVPLLSTLLGYNMNSASLSRGATEEQLSALPSWRYKDVEQAQNLEIQECCICLAKYKEKEEIRQLPCTHLFHLNCVDQWLKIISCCPLCKQEIDK; this is encoded by the exons ATGAATACGAGGTATTTCTTCAGTCCGGATTCACTATGCACTTCTGCAAGCGGTATATCGATTTCATCGGCTTTGCCGGCAGCTGTGGATGAGAGGGTTGGCCTAAACTCGTGGCCGCGGCAGCCGTCGAGGAATACGCCTCCGTTCATGATAAGATTAGCGATGAAGATATCGAGGTCGAGGTCGTATAGTTTTCTGAGGAGAGTGTTTCATTACCAGAACGGGTCAGGGTCGGACCTCGGGCCGAACCCGTTCGATTCGAAGAGATGGATGCTGATGGAGTTCGTGGCGCTGGCGGTTCAAATCCTCGTCACGCCTTACGTTTTGGTCATCACCAAAGACGAGAAGCCGGTTTGGCCGATGCGAATTTGGGTCGTCGGCTATGCTTTCGGATGCTTCCTTAGCCTCGTTCTTCTCCTTTACCGCTACAGCCATGTTTATCTATCTCAGCGAGATGTTGAACGAAGCCACGATGAATCGAG AGACTTGCAGAAATGCAAGACGTGGCTCGAGTTGCTGTTTGCGATATGGTTTGTGATGGGCAACGTGTGGGTGTTCGACACGCGCTTCGGATCATACCACCGAGCTCCCAAGCTCCACGTCCTCTGCATCTCGTTCCTGGCGTGGAAGGCTGTCACCTACTCGTTCCCGTTCATACTGTTCGTGCTGCTCTGCTGCTGCGTGCCGTTGCTCAGCACCCTCCTGGGGTATAACATGAACTCGGCCTCCCTCAGCCGCGGAGCAACCGAGGAGCAGCTCTCCGCCCTCCCAAGCTGGAGATACAAGGATGTAGAGCAGGCTCAGAATCTTGAGATTCAA GAGTGTTGTATATGTCTGGCTAAGTACAAGGAAAAGGAAGAAATAAGGCAGTTGCCATGTACTCATCTTTTTCACCTCAACTGTGTGGACCAGTGGCTCAAGATTATCTCATGCTGCCCTCTTTGTAAGCAGGagatagacaagtaa
- the LOC121753811 gene encoding protein YELLOW LEAF 1, choloroplastic-like — protein MSLIATVSSPITSPCLVQSQDRYLKPQKNVQAPVRVKPLCLQFHSLERQRIITHSSRIKRASVICAAALSATCASEQTQTVTRQSSTITVAPIQGKEKSPDLDDGGDGFPPRDDGDGGGGGGGGGGNWSGGFFFFGFLAFLGFLKDQESEGTYRDERRR, from the exons ATGTCACTCATTGCCACTGTTTCCAGTCCAATTACATCACCATGTCTTG taCAATCACAAGACCGGTATTTGAAGCCACAAAAGAACGTCCAAGCTCCAGTTCGAGTAAAGCCGCTTTGCTTGCAGTTTCATTCACTTGAAAGGCAAAGAATCATTACTCATTCTTCCAGAATTAAACGTGCTTCTGTGATATGTGCTGCTGCTCTG AGTGCCACCTGTGCTTCAGAACAAACACAAACTGTGACTCGCCAGTCATCTACCATAACAGTTGCACCCATCCaag GAAAAGAAAAGTCTCCAGATCTAGATGATGGTGGAGATGGATTTCCACCCCGTGATGATGGTGAtggcggcggaggaggtggtggtggtggtggaaacTGGTCCGGTGGGTTCTTCTTCTTTGGCTTCCTTGCTTTTCTGGGTTTTTTGAAAGATCAAGAGAGTGAAGGGACTTACAGAGATGAAAGGAGAAGATGA